A stretch of the Solanum dulcamara chromosome 6, daSolDulc1.2, whole genome shotgun sequence genome encodes the following:
- the LOC129893010 gene encoding aspartyl protease AED1-like: protein MEQLLLTLILMSMLHLNSLASLINEKSYFKVNYTALKQARKAFMAFDTSNLQDPPMPPKSFSVYHLDLFEKSKFKDYDSVFNNRLAQDHVRATYLSSRLRSHGSTKNKKGIDSRGRFYARNSSKILDQILKVAPTMYMKGHYVATFRLGSEKIHNLLLIDSANYLTWWQCAPCIQDKCFKPQFYSIYDHTTSNTFRELDCVEESATCISSDPDFHCSLGSKACFYVHVYDNGETTKGFVASEIITFPSDNTQARINFGCSIDQKSGTDFSGTFSGIVGLSKRVSTKTTGGYSLPSQLGSSLFALCLPSLTSTQPSFLTFNKAPWIYGTEAKLLKNKLNPHFYYVNLYKIFINDKEVPVDPSWWSGKKEDHGVMIDTGSLITRFPHDLYIVFRYIFREQVQYPMLQYPIGIFDTCYKDIEGNEEMYFPIIRFYFGNVSHRQELMLIQERVVANLQGFYCLAFLPWNDKTTLVGSHQLQGTGLTFDMKNNALTFSVDACD from the coding sequence ATGGAACAACTACTCCTTACTCTTATTCTTATGTCAATGCTTCATTTGAATTCATTAGCTTCTTTGATCAATGAAAAATCATACTTCAAGGTTAATTATACTGCCCTTAAACAAGCTAGAAAAGCCTTCATGGCTTTTGATACATCCAATCTTCAAGATCCTCCAATGCCCCCTAAATCTTTTAGTGTTTACCATCTCGACCTTTTTGAAAAGTCAAAATTCAAGGATTACGATTCAGTATTCAACAATCGTCTTGCTCAGGATCATGTCAGAGCAACTTACCTATCGTCGAGGCTCAGATCCCATGGTAgtactaaaaataaaaaggggatCGATTCTCGGGGGAGATTTTATGCACGAAATTCAAGTAAGATCCTTGACCAAATCCTAAAGGTAGCACCTACTATGTACATGAAAGGTCATTATGTTGCAACTTTTAGGCTTGGAAGTGAAAAAATACACAATTTGTTGCTAATAGATAGTGCAAATTACTTGACTTGGTGGCAATGTGCACCATGTATTCAAGATAAGTGTTTTAAGCCACAATTTTATTCGATATACGATCATACCACATCAAACACATTTAGAGAATTGGATTGTGTTGAAGAGAGTGCAACTTGCATATCTTCAGATCCAGATTTTCATTGTTCTTTAGGAAGCAAGGCATGTTTCTATGTACATGTTTATGATAATGGAGAAACAACGAAAGGGTTCGTTGCATCGGAAATTATCACATTTCCATCAGACAATACGCAAGCCAGGATTAATTTTGGATGTAGTATTGATCAAAAAAGTGGTACTGATTTTAGTGGTACGTTTTCTGGAATTGTTGGTCTTAGTAAAAGAGTGAGCACAAAAACTACAGGAGGATATTCTTTGCCATCACAATTAGGTTCTTCATTATTCGCGTTATGTTTGCCCAGCTTAACATCAACCCAACCATCTTTCCTAACGTTTAATAAAGCTCCGTGGATATATGGTACAGAGGCAAAACTCctgaaaaataaattgaaccCTCATTTTTACTATGTTAATCTTTACAAGATTTTCATAAATGATAAAGAAGTCCCTGTGGATCCTTCGTGGTGGAGTGGTAAAAAAGAAGATCATGGTGTTATGATAGACACCGGGTCATTGATAACCAGATTTCCTCATGATTTATACATTGTTTTTCGATACATATTTAGAGAACAAGTGCAATACCCAATGCTTCAATATCCCATTGGTATATTCGATACTTGCTATAAAGATATTGAAGGGAATGAAGAAATGTATTTCCCAATTATAAGGTTTTATTTTGGGAATGTTTCTCATAGACAAGAATTGATGCTAATACAAGAAAGAGTTGTTGCTAATTTACAAGGCTTTTATTGCTTGGCTTTTTTGCCATGGAATGATAAAACAACACTTGTTGGCTCTCATCAACTTCAAGGCACAGGATTGACTTTTGATATGAAAAACAATGCTTTGACATTTAGTGTTGATGCTTGTGATTAA
- the LOC129891616 gene encoding uncharacterized protein LOC129891616, whose protein sequence is MVLSATVPLINGGIKIRAKSEFHHSAVRKFEYGHTQNTDLASWKTRSQAIRVLANPNASPGRERTKKEVIMVDPIEAKRLAAKQMEEIKAKERYQRRRQIEATNGAWAMIGLTAGLIIEGHTGLSIPSQLASYIAAIVGIFTG, encoded by the exons ATGGTGCTTAGTGCTACAGTACCCCTCATCAATGGAGGCATCAAGATAAGGGCAAAATCGGAATTTCATCATTCAGCTGTCAGAAA GTTTGAATATGGGCATACACAGAACACTGACTTGGCCTCATGGAAAACCAGGAGTCAAGCAATCCGCGTCCTGGCAAATCCCAAT GCATCTCCGGGCAGAGAGAGAACAAAGAAGGAAGTGATCATGGTGGATCCTATAGAAGCCAAGCGATTAGCTGCGAAGCAAATGGAGGAAATCAAAGCTAAAGAGAGATATCAA AGACGGCGACAAATAGAAGCAACTAACGGTGCGTGGGCTATGATTGGTCTCACAGCCGGATTAATCATCGAAGGACACACAGGACTCAGCATTCCATCTCAG CTGGCGAGCTACATAGCTGCTATCGTTGGGATCTTTACGGGATAA